One region of Arvicola amphibius chromosome 3, mArvAmp1.2, whole genome shotgun sequence genomic DNA includes:
- the Rpl4 gene encoding 60S ribosomal protein L4: VLPFPVGAAGLRGAWLSPLPVMACARPLISVYSEKGESSGKNVTLPAVFKAPIRPDIVNFVHTNLRKNNRQPYAVSELAGHQTSAESWGTGRAVARIPRVRGGGTHRSGQGAFGNMCRGGRMFAPTKTWRRWHRRVNTTQKRYAICSALAASALPALVMSKGHRIEEVPELPLVVEDKVEGYKKTKEAVQLLKKLKAWNDIKKVYASQRMRAGKGKMRNRRRIQRRGPCIIYNEDNGIIKAFRNIPGITLLNVSKLNILKLAPGGHVGRFCIWTESAFRKLDELYGTWRKAATLKSNYNLPMHKMLNTDLSRILKSPEIQRALRAPRKKIQRRVLKKNPLKNLRIMLKLNPYAKTMRRNTILRQARNHKLRVKKLEAAAAAALAAKSEKGAADKKPAESKKEKKPVDVKKQKKPAGKKAAATKKPAAEKKKPVEKKPTKEEKKPAA; the protein is encoded by the exons GTCCTTCCTTTTCCTGTGGGAGCAGCCGGGTTGAGAGGAGCGTGGCTCTCTCCTCTCCCCGTCATG GCTTGTGCCCGTCCCCTCATATCAGTGTACTCTGAAAAGGGGGAGTCATCTGGCAAGAATGTCACTTTGCCAGCTGTCTTCAAAGCTCCCATTCGACCGGATATTGTGAACTTTGTTCACACCAACTTGAGGAAAAACAACAGGCAGCCCTATGCTGTCAGTGAATTAGCAG GTCATCAGACCAGTGCTGAGTCTTGGGGTACTGGCAGAGCTGTGGCTCGAATTCCCAGAGTTCGAGGTGGTGGTACCCACCGTTCTGGCCAGGGTGCCTTTGGAAAT ATGTGTCGTGGAGGCCGCATGTTTGCACCAACCAAAACCTGGCGTCGTTGGCACCGCCGAGTGAACACAACCCAAAAGCGATACGCCATCTGTTCTGCCCTGGCTGCCTCAGCCTTACCAGCTTTGGTGATGTCTAAAG GTCATCGTATTGAGGAAGTTCCTGAACTCCCCTTGGTAGTTGAAGATAAGGTTGAAGGTTACAAGAAGACCAAGGAGGCTGTTCAGCTGCTTAAGAAACTTAAAGCTTGGAATGACATCAAAAAG GTCTATGCCTCTCAGAGAATGAGAGCTGGCAAAGGCAAAATGAGAAACAGACGACGTATCCAGCGCAGGGGGCCCTGCATCATCTATAATGAAGATAATGGCATCATCAAAGCCTTCAGAAACATCCCTG GTATTACTCTGCTTAATGTCAGCAAGCTGAACATTTTGAAACTTGCTCCTGGTGGGCATGTGGGGCGTTTCTGCATCTGGACTGAAAGTGCTTTCCGCAAGTTGGATGAGTTGTATGGCACTTGGCGTAAGGCTGCTACCCTCAAGAGTAACTATAA CCTTCCCATGCACAAGATGCTGAACACAGACCTTAGCAGAATCTTGAAAAGTCCAGAGATCCAAAGAGCCCTCCGAGCACCACG CAAGAAGATTCAGCGTAGAGTCTTGAAGAAGAATCCACTGAAGAACCTGAGAATCATGTTGAAGCTGAACCCATACGCAAAGACTATGCGCAGGAATACCATTCTTCGCCAGGCCAGAAAT CACAAACTCCGGGTGAAGAAattggaagcagcagcagcagcagcactggcTGCCAAATCAGAGAAGGGGGCTGCAGACAAGAAGCCtgcagaaagtaagaaagaaaagaagccagtggatgtcaagaagcagaagaagcctGCAGGAAAAAAGGctgcagctaccaagaaaccagCAGCTGAGAAGAAAAAGCCAGTAGAGAAAAAACCaactaaagaagagaaaaagcctGCTGCTTAA